A part of Anser cygnoides isolate HZ-2024a breed goose chromosome 17, Taihu_goose_T2T_genome, whole genome shotgun sequence genomic DNA contains:
- the CCDC157 gene encoding coiled-coil domain-containing protein 157 isoform X4, giving the protein MAHLLGHPGCMASLRADLRDLQGAIADVASRAGPARFPSWKFPDKVSCELDLAALLEQYGYAEGDPEFSQHAHVVLLELVIDRLLLLLQSFTGYAENLLSERAVPPAQAVGPCMSAGLTVRRYWHSMLRLGAFYQQLLTEKKACRRDIPTLQSTPEAGKMEERSQPCSPAVSEPSTSPGSRRWWRRPQGEGRSLQPT; this is encoded by the exons ATGGCGCACCTCCTGGGCCACCCCGGCTGCATGGCGAGCCTGCGGGCCGACCTGCGGGACCTGCAGGGAGCCATCGCCGACGTCGCCtcccgggccggccccgcgcgCTTCCCCTCCTGGAAGTTCCCCGATAAAGTGTCCTGCGAGCTGGACCTGGCGGCGCTGCTGGAGCAGTACGGCTACGCCGAGGGTGACCCCGAATTCAGCCAGCACGCCCAtgtggtgctgctggagctggtgaTAGACAG gctgctgctgctgctccagagctTCACGGGCTACGCAGAAAACCTGCTCAGCGAGCGAGCCGTGCCCCCGGCGCAGGCAGTGGGACCCTGCATGTCCGCAGGGCTGACGGTGAGGAGGTACTGGCACAGCATGCTGCGACTGGGGGCCTTCTACCAGCAGCTCCTGACCGAG AAAAAGGCTTGCAGGAGGGATATCCCCACGCTGCAATCCACCCCCGAGGCTGGGAAAATGGAGGAGCGCTCACAGCCCTGCTCGCCAGCCGTTTCGGAGCCGAGCACATCCCCAG